A section of the Stenotrophomonas sp. 364 genome encodes:
- the bfr gene encoding bacterioferritin: MKGNPDVIACLKELLRGELAARDQYFIHSRRYEDQGLMALYERLNHEMEEETQHADALLRRILFLGGTPDMRPHGFEPGVTVEEMLQKDLDTEYSVRNNLAAGMKLCEQHQDFVSRDMLLVQLKDTEEDHAWWLEQQLGLIKRIGLALYQTSKMDAKGTAAH, translated from the coding sequence ATGAAAGGCAACCCGGACGTGATCGCGTGCCTGAAGGAACTGCTGCGCGGCGAACTGGCGGCGCGTGACCAGTACTTCATCCATTCGCGCCGCTACGAAGACCAGGGCCTGATGGCGCTGTACGAGCGCCTTAACCACGAGATGGAAGAAGAGACCCAGCACGCCGACGCGTTGCTGCGCCGGATCCTGTTCCTCGGTGGCACCCCGGACATGCGTCCGCATGGCTTCGAGCCGGGCGTGACCGTGGAGGAGATGCTGCAGAAGGACCTGGACACCGAATACAGCGTGCGCAACAACCTGGCTGCCGGCATGAAGCTGTGCGAGCAGCACCAGGACTTCGTGAGCCGCGACATGCTGCTGGTGCAGTTGAAGGACACCGAAGAAGACCATGCGTGGTGGCTGGAACAGCAGCTGGGCCTGATCAAGCGGATCGGGCTGGCGCTGTACCAGACCAGCAAGATGGATGCGAAGGGTACGGCCGCGCACTGA